The region GAGATTATTAAAACAGCCAATAAAAGGTAGATAATATCAAATAAAAACCAGAATGGACCAATTAAATTCTTCACCATTGACTTATAATCATATGCCCTGAAAATCCTGGCTATCTCGAACATCAGAAACGCCGCCAGACCAAATCCCAGAAAAATTGCCAGACCAGCTACCCAGCCAAGCGAACCAAACTTTGCCCCATATGCAACAATTTCTCTTCCTGTTGCATATCCTCCGCCAATCAATGTCGATTGAAGAATAATCGCCGGGAGAATAAACCTTCCGAATCTTCCATCGAAAAAACTTTTCTTAGCCTGAGTCTGTTCACTCATTGTGCTCCCCCCTTGTATGAAAATAAAACCTGTTCTATTCCACCTCCCATAAAAAATCCAACTATACCATTTTAATTTAGCATACAAGCTATATATTGTCAAGAAAATTTTGATAATTGCAAAACGTAAAAACCCGGCTGCCAAAACACCGGGATTTAAATGATGAAATTTCTCTGTTAAAAAGGTTATCGTCTTAGTTTAGCAATCAACCGAAGAATCTCAAGATAAAGCCATACCAACGTTACCATAAGTCCGAATGCGCCATACCATTCCATGTGTCTAGGCGCATTGCGTTTAACGCCGCGCTCAATCAGATCAAAATCCAACGCCAGATTCAATGCCGCTACAATCACAATCCCAACACTGATCACAATCCCGATTGGACCGCTGTTATGCATGTACAGGACATCATGTACCCCAAACAGCCGCATCACAAGCGTTGCCAAATAAGCCAGAAGGATAGCGCCGGTCGCACAAATTACCCCAATCCTGAACTTTTTGGTAACTTTAATCACACCGGTTTTATACAGTAATAGCATCATGAGCAGAACACCGAATGTCAGCAACGCAGCCTGCATCGTTATACCGCCGTACAGGTCTTCATACATTGCCGAAACACTGCCCACTACCAATCCTTCAGCGAGCGCGTAAGGAACAGATGTAAAAGGGGCAACTTTCGGGACAAAAATTGTAATAACTGCCAAAATCAACCCGGCAATCAGGCCAAGTACCAGCAGTCCATTTACACCAGGTCCGTTGAAATACCGGCTCCATGCGAATGCTGCCGAGAGAAACAGTGCCATTGTCAAAAGAAATGTCCGGTTTATGGTCCCTTGCAATGTCATCTGCTTTGCAATATTATTGCCGGACCGAAATGCTTTATCACTCCAAGCCGGGTTAGCCGTCTGTGAATATGAACCTATACGTGCCAACTATATCCCCCCTCTCGTAAAACGTGCTGATTATTGATAACGAATCAGGAAGTACTTTTTCTTGCCTCGTCTGATAATCGTAAACCTGTCATCAATCCGGTCGGATGAACCAACCACATATTTCGTATCCTGCTCACGTGTGCCGTTTATATAAATAGCACCATTGTTGATATCTTCTCGCGCCTGTCTCTTTGATGAGGAAATTGAACTGTTTACGAGTAAATCTACTAATCCAATCTCCGCTTTTTCTGTTACATATGCAGGCACATCTTTGAAACCCTGCTCAATATCTTCAGCTGTCAAATCCTGTAGATTACCACTAAATAATGAAGAAGTAATCCGTTGTGCCTGCTCCAGTGCTTCCTGACTGTGGACTTCACGGGTCATTTCCTCAGCAAGCCGTTTCTGTGCCAGCCTATTTTCAGGATGAGTTTCCAATTCTTTTTTTAGTGCTTCCATCTCGTCATCTTCCAAAAATGTAAAGTAGTTTAAAAATTTAATGACATCCCTATCATCCGTATTCACCCAGAATTGATAAAATTCATATGGTGACGTCTTTTCCGAATCAAGCCAGATTGCCCCGCCGGACGTTTTACCGAATTTGCTGCCATCAGCTTTCGTAATCAATGGTACAGTCAACCCGAATACGTTAATATCCTCATCCTCGTTTTCTCTGGATCGACGAATCAGCTCCATACCAGCAGTAATGTTGCCCCACTGATCACTTCCGCCAATTTGCAGCGTACAGTTTTCCTGTTCATACAATTTCATGTAATCAAGTGACTGCAAAATCATGTAACTGAATTCAGTATACGATATCCCCTGTTCAATTCTGGCTGAGACTGACTCTTTTCCAAGCATATAATTAATACCAAAATGTTTTCCAGCATCGCGCAGAAAATCGATAACCGTCATACTTGCAAGCCAGTCGTGATTATTTCTGGCGACAGCTGCATTTGAACCATGATCAAAATCAAGCTGGTGTGCAAGTTGTTCTTTTATTTTTTCACTGTAGTCTTTTACTACCGATTCTTCATTTAGCGAACGTTCACTGGAGCGACCGCTAGGGTCACCAATCATACCAGTTCCGCCGCCAATTAATGCGATTGGTTTATGACCCGCACGCTGAAATCTTTTAAGCATAGTAATCGGAACCAAATGCCCAATGTGAAGGCTGTCAGCAGTGGGGTCAAAGCCGCAATAAACAGTTACCTGATTTTCACTGAGATGTTTTTTAAGCCCTTCATCATCGGTTGTCTGATGAATAAGATTACGTTTTTCCAAATCTTTTAAAATATCCATGTCCACCACTCTCACTTTTCTTATAAATTTTATATAAATTCAGGTCCAGCTATGTTATGCGCGAATACCGCATTTCCCCTCACATAACGATTTTTAATCATTAAAAAAACCCATCCCTCCAAAAGGGACGAGTTTATACTCGCGGTACCACCCTTGTTACACCATACGTGTCACCTTAGGATTGTTAACGATGATTCGCACCGTCTTTCATAAAAGAAGCTCCGGAATTGTAATTCGCCTGCATCTGTATACTGACTTCCACCTGCCGTCAGCTCTCTTGGAAAGGGAAATGCAACACTACTGAAATCCATCATTGCATGTTTGGAAAACTCAGGCCACGCCTCATCTTATAGCGAGTGCCGAAGTTCTTCTTATAAAGTCAACCATAACTTATATTTTCTGACGTTATTAGAAACTTAGTTGTCACCAAGCTTTTAGGTGACAGCCATAGTTGCACTTATGCAGTAAGAAAGGATTTATACTTTCTTAACTGCTATAATTTTATTATTATATATTCATACCATACTCTGCAAACAAAAGCAATATGCAGGCACAATTTATTATACATTAATTCTTCCTGCTATGCTATAATAGATTGTGGAATTTTAGGGGGTATTTTATAGTGGATTTCAAACAAATGCTTCACAAATATACGCAGAAGGTGAAGAATGCCTGGAATGAAGGAAAAATTCAGCGGTCATCCAGAATTACATATGATGTTTTCTGGAATGTTATTCTATTTTTCCTTGTCGTAGGTGTTATCGGCGCTTTTTTCGTCGGCGGCTTGGGTGCAGGTTATTTCGCTTCCCTGGTAAAAGACGAACCAGTCAGGAGCTATGCCAGCATGAAACAGGATATATATAATTATGAGCAAACTTCCAAATTATATTTTGCAGGAGGCAACTATTTTGGAAATGTACGCTCTGATATTCATCGGGAAGAGGTCACGCTTGATGAAGTATCCGACAAATTAATCCATGCCGTAATTGCAACAGAGGACAGTAACTACAGAATGCATGAAGGTATTGTACCAAAGGCAATTGTGCGGGCCATGGTCCAACAAGTAACAAATGCGCCTATGCAATCGGGCGGCAGTACACTCACACAGCAACTGGTTAAAAACCAAATACTCACAAATGAAGTATCATTTGAACGAAAGGCAAAAGAAATATTAATTGCTATGCGGGTTGAACGTTTTTTTGATAAAGATGAAATTCTTGAAGCCTATTTAAATATTATTCCATATGGCCGTAATGCATCCGGACAAAATATTGCGGGAATCCAGACTGCGGCACAGGGGATCTTTGGGGTCGATGCTTCGGAACTGAACCTTCCGCAGGCTGCTTTTCTGGCTGGGCTGCCGCAAAGCCCATCCTACTATACACCTTTTAAAAACAGTGGTGGTCTTAAAAATAAGGAAGGTCTTCAACCGGGGTTGAATCGGATGAGTTTTGTACTGGAGCGGATGCACGAAGCAGGATACATCACAAAAAAACAATATGAAAAAGCTTTAAACTATAATATCGTGGATGATTTTAGCAAAGAATCCAAGTCACCTATTGAGAAATATCCGTATTTAACTTTTGAAGCCCAAGAACGAGCGAAACAAATTATAATAGAGCATCTGGCTAAACAGGATGGATACTCCATGAAAGAGCTCAAGGAAAATGATGACCTGATGGGTGAATACACAGCACTTGCTGACCGGGCTATGCGTCAAAATGGTTATAAGATTCATACAACAATAAATAAGAAGATTCATGACAAATTCAAACAAATTGTTAAAAACTATGATTATTACGGGGAACCCTGGACCGGGGAAGTTGTGGTGAATTACGAAACTGGTAAAACAAAAACAATCACCCAAAAAATCCAGACGGGCGGTATCCTGATTGAAAACAGTACTGGTAAAATAATTAGTTTCATAGGCGGCAGAGATTACAATCAAAACAATCAGCTCAACTACACAACACGTCCGCGTCCAAATGGAAGTACCATGAAGCCGATACTGGACTATGCGCCGGCGATGGAACTTGGAAAAGTACAGCCTGGAACACCAATCGCCGACGTTTCAACAACTTTTCAGATACCCGGAAGTGACAATTGGAGTCCAAGTAACTATATTCAGGGATCTTACCATGGCATTGTTTCTGCCCGTAAAGCGCTGGCAGATTCCTATAATATCCCCGCGGCCAAGGTATACAGCAGAATCATTAACCAAAATCCGGCTAAGAACTTTCTGATTGAAGGTATGGGAATTACTACCCTGACAAAAGGTGACCAGCACCATATGTCGCTTTCTCTTGGACAGCCGACCAAAGGAATTAGTGTTGAAGAAAACACAAACGCATTCAGTACGTTCGGTAATCGCGGAAAATTTAATGACGCTTATCTGATCCAAAAAATTACGACCGCAGATGGAAAAGTAATTTATAAACACAAAAAAAATCCGGAAGAAGTTTTCTCGCGGCAGACAAACTATTTAACAATCGATATGATGCGTGATGTTATCGATAGTGGTACAGCATCCTATCTCAATTCGCAATTAAAATATGACTATGTTGACTGGGCCGGAAAAACAGGAACATCAAACAACTGGGAGGATACATGGTTTGTCGGAGTTAACCCGAAAGTAACCTTTGGAACATGGATGGGATACAAAACTCCACAATCGATCAAATGTTCAAGCTGTTCACTTGGTTACAGTAACCGAAATATAAAACTTTGGGCAGAGCTGATCAACGCAGCATCAGATATCAGACCTGACCTTGTTGCACCGCAGAAAAATTTTGATCGACCGGGTGGTATCGTATCACGCAGCTATTGTGCGATTTCAGGTAAACTGCCGTCTGACCTATGTAAACAAGCAGGGCTGGTCATGACTGATCTGTTTAATGCAAAGTATGCACCAACCGAAACAGGTAATAGTTTAATAGAAGGTTCTTACGTTATGGTTAACGGACAGGCAGTTGTTGCGGGACCAAACACGCCAGCAGAATTTACCAAAGGTGATGGACTGGCATTCAATCCGGCATTTCTGGAACGAAAAGGCTGGGACAGACTTGGTAACCTATCCAAACTGTTCCCACGAACGAACCGTGATAAATGGTCAAAAATTGGCTTGCCGCCTTCAGATGCCAGCTCAAACGCCATCGAGGATGACGGTAAAGCACCAAAAGCTCCTTCTGGCGTCTCAATATCAGGTGGAAAGCTAACCTGGAATGAATCCGGCAGCGATGATGTTGTCGGTTACCGAATCTATAAAGCTTCCAGTTCAAATGGATCGTACAGCAAAGTCGGCAGTACAACTGGCACAAGCACATCCATTTCAGGAAGCGGTGCTTACATTGTTCGAGCCGTGGATTATTTCGGATTGGAATCATCCGCATCCAAACCGGCTACGTCCGGACAACCGGATAAACCGGAAAAAGATGGCAAAAACAAACCAGATAAGCCGGATGAACCTGAAAATCCAGGGGATACCGGGAATAACGAAAATAACGATTCGAATAATGGAAATAATGGCGGTACCGATAACGGCAATGGTAACACAGGTGATGAAGGCTCTAACGGTGACGGTGCCGACAGTGGTGATTCCGGCGGCGATGGTAGTTCCGGAAACGGGGAATCCAGCAATGGGGGCCCCAATAACAGTGATATTGATAATACCGATAATAGAGAGACTAACGGTAATAATGGTGAATAAATGACACAGAAACATTAACTTGTATAAAGAAGAAAAATGATCTAAACTCACTACATTAAAAATTACTAAATGCACCGCATCATGCGGTGCATTTTTATTATTAAAACGTATGTTTCTGGAAATTTCCGTAAATCTATGAATCGGAGCCTTGTCGCAGAAGCTTATCAACAGAATTACGATTAGCAGAAATTTTTTCTTTTGCTTGTTTCAACGTCGCTACGATAAGAAAACTGACAATCACCAACAAGAGCCATGAACTCACCTTTCCCAAGTGAACGAGACTCCAGGCATCAGTTTGGCTTGGATACTCCCATGCACCAAAGAACGTTGCGATATTTTCAGCAATCCAAATGAAAAAGCCGATAAGCACAAACGAAAGTGTAAGCGGCATACGGTAGCGAACTCCAGCAATCTCGTATGTGACCCAGGATTTCCAGAATACGATTAGAACAAGCCCGGATAACCACCAACGGACATCAACCCAAAAATGGTGCGTAAAAAAATTTATATAGATTGCAGCTGCAAGCGG is a window of Virgibacillus ihumii DNA encoding:
- a CDS encoding transglycosylase domain-containing protein, which encodes MDFKQMLHKYTQKVKNAWNEGKIQRSSRITYDVFWNVILFFLVVGVIGAFFVGGLGAGYFASLVKDEPVRSYASMKQDIYNYEQTSKLYFAGGNYFGNVRSDIHREEVTLDEVSDKLIHAVIATEDSNYRMHEGIVPKAIVRAMVQQVTNAPMQSGGSTLTQQLVKNQILTNEVSFERKAKEILIAMRVERFFDKDEILEAYLNIIPYGRNASGQNIAGIQTAAQGIFGVDASELNLPQAAFLAGLPQSPSYYTPFKNSGGLKNKEGLQPGLNRMSFVLERMHEAGYITKKQYEKALNYNIVDDFSKESKSPIEKYPYLTFEAQERAKQIIIEHLAKQDGYSMKELKENDDLMGEYTALADRAMRQNGYKIHTTINKKIHDKFKQIVKNYDYYGEPWTGEVVVNYETGKTKTITQKIQTGGILIENSTGKIISFIGGRDYNQNNQLNYTTRPRPNGSTMKPILDYAPAMELGKVQPGTPIADVSTTFQIPGSDNWSPSNYIQGSYHGIVSARKALADSYNIPAAKVYSRIINQNPAKNFLIEGMGITTLTKGDQHHMSLSLGQPTKGISVEENTNAFSTFGNRGKFNDAYLIQKITTADGKVIYKHKKNPEEVFSRQTNYLTIDMMRDVIDSGTASYLNSQLKYDYVDWAGKTGTSNNWEDTWFVGVNPKVTFGTWMGYKTPQSIKCSSCSLGYSNRNIKLWAELINAASDIRPDLVAPQKNFDRPGGIVSRSYCAISGKLPSDLCKQAGLVMTDLFNAKYAPTETGNSLIEGSYVMVNGQAVVAGPNTPAEFTKGDGLAFNPAFLERKGWDRLGNLSKLFPRTNRDKWSKIGLPPSDASSNAIEDDGKAPKAPSGVSISGGKLTWNESGSDDVVGYRIYKASSSNGSYSKVGSTTGTSTSISGSGAYIVRAVDYFGLESSASKPATSGQPDKPEKDGKNKPDKPDEPENPGDTGNNENNDSNNGNNGGTDNGNGNTGDEGSNGDGADSGDSGGDGSSGNGESSNGGPNNSDIDNTDNRETNGNNGE
- the tyrS gene encoding tyrosine--tRNA ligase, yielding MDILKDLEKRNLIHQTTDDEGLKKHLSENQVTVYCGFDPTADSLHIGHLVPITMLKRFQRAGHKPIALIGGGTGMIGDPSGRSSERSLNEESVVKDYSEKIKEQLAHQLDFDHGSNAAVARNNHDWLASMTVIDFLRDAGKHFGINYMLGKESVSARIEQGISYTEFSYMILQSLDYMKLYEQENCTLQIGGSDQWGNITAGMELIRRSRENEDEDINVFGLTVPLITKADGSKFGKTSGGAIWLDSEKTSPYEFYQFWVNTDDRDVIKFLNYFTFLEDDEMEALKKELETHPENRLAQKRLAEEMTREVHSQEALEQAQRITSSLFSGNLQDLTAEDIEQGFKDVPAYVTEKAEIGLVDLLVNSSISSSKRQAREDINNGAIYINGTREQDTKYVVGSSDRIDDRFTIIRRGKKKYFLIRYQ
- a CDS encoding Bax inhibitor-1/YccA family protein, which translates into the protein MARIGSYSQTANPAWSDKAFRSGNNIAKQMTLQGTINRTFLLTMALFLSAAFAWSRYFNGPGVNGLLVLGLIAGLILAVITIFVPKVAPFTSVPYALAEGLVVGSVSAMYEDLYGGITMQAALLTFGVLLMMLLLYKTGVIKVTKKFRIGVICATGAILLAYLATLVMRLFGVHDVLYMHNSGPIGIVISVGIVIVAALNLALDFDLIERGVKRNAPRHMEWYGAFGLMVTLVWLYLEILRLIAKLRR